From one Rhineura floridana isolate rRhiFlo1 chromosome 4, rRhiFlo1.hap2, whole genome shotgun sequence genomic stretch:
- the PAQR8 gene encoding membrane progestin receptor beta produces MMTAILERISTLSISGQQLRRLPKFLEEGFPKMPCTVRESDVPQLFREPYIQTGYRLTGQGWRYYFFSLFQRHNEVVNVWTHLLAALAVLLRFNVFAEAEGLSLEVHSLPLFIFVLSSVTYLTCSLLAHLLQSKSEMSHYTFYFVDYVGVSIYQYGSALAHFYYSSDQAWYDKFWLFFLPAAAFCGWLSCAGCCYAKYRYRRPYPIMRKVCQVIPAGLAFILDISPVAHRVIMCHLEGCEETAAWYHTFQILFFLVSAYFFSCPVPEKYFPGSCDIVGHAHQIFHTFLAICTLSQLEAIFLDYKNRQDIFLRRHGSFSIILSCGSFFGLVACSAVTAHFLQRKIKVELAIKGS; encoded by the coding sequence ATGATGACAGCCATCTTGGAACGGATCAGCACCTTGTCCATCAGTGGACAACAACTCCGCCGGCTCCCGAAGTTCCTAGAAGAAGGCTTCCCCAAGATGCCTTGCACAGTCAGAGAGTCTGATGTGCCACAACTTTTCCGGGAGCCATATATCCAAACTGGGTATCGCCTCACAGGACAGGGCTGGCGCTACTACTTCTTCAGTCTCTTCCAAAGACACAATGAAGTTGTTAATGTCTGGACCCATCTGCTGGCAGCTTTGGCTGTGCTGCTGAGGTTTAATGTTTTTGCTGAAGCAGAGGGGTTGTCTTTGGAGGTCCACTCTTTGCCTCTCTTCATCTTTGTCCTCTCCTCCGTAACGTATCTAACATGCAGCCTCTTGGCTCACCTCTTACAGTCTAAGTCAGAGATGTCACACTATACCTTCTACTTTGTGGACTATGTTGGGGTCAGCATATATCAATATGGAAGTGCCCTAGCCCATTTCTATTATAGCTCTGACCAAGCCTGGTATGACAAGTTTTGGCTTTTCTTCCTGCCCGCAGCTGCTTTCTGTGGATGGCTGTCCTGTGCCGGCTGCTGCTATGCCAAATATCGTTATCGGCGTCCTTACCCCATCATGAGGAAAGTGTGTCAGGTGATCCCGGCAGGGCTGGCATTCATCTTGGACATCAGTCCTGTGGCACACCGTGTGATTATGTGCCATCTTGAAGGTTGTGAGGAGACAGCTGCTTGGTATCACACCTTCCAGATACTTTTCTTCCTAGTCAGTGCTTATTTCTTCTCCTGCCCAGTTCCAGAGAAATACTTCCCAGGCTCGTGTGATATTGTTGGCCATGCCCACCAAATTTTCCATACCTTCTTAGCCATCTGCACACTCTCACAACTGGAAGCCATCTTCTTGGATTACAAGAACAGGCAAGATATTTTCCTTAGGCGGCATGGATCTTTCTCCATCATTCTGTCCTGTGGCTCCTTCTTTGGCCTAGTGGCTTGTAGTGCTGTCACCGCCCACTTCTTGCAGCGCAAGATCAAGGTGGAGCTGGCCATAAAGGGATCCTGA